A portion of the Drosophila innubila isolate TH190305 chromosome 3L unlocalized genomic scaffold, UK_Dinn_1.0 0_D_3L, whole genome shotgun sequence genome contains these proteins:
- the LOC117786660 gene encoding lysosomal acid phosphatase has protein sequence MFANQITGLLICLECCLLASGAFVPVKEARDEDNTEFSNTGSTLELVHLLFRHGPRTPVNTFPKDPHLNNTYEPYGWGQLTNGAKVELYKIGKQLRKRYKDFLPSYYQPNMLHAQATQSSRTIMSLQMVLAAMFPPENTPLEWNMMLNWQPIPIFTEPEATDTRLRQNIPCPRYDEAVWEVMHLPEVVALHEENSQLLKNLTDLTGFNVSYSHDVTNIFISLQTQQAYGLELPEWSKEYYPDRMRLMAEKSYSYDAYTTEMRKMKGGFFLQDMYKQMQSKISGNLEPAGRKMYAYCAHDWSVSNVLNALDVWGTQMPRFSALIAFELHKRNDTGEYFVEIYFQNDPNKRPKLLKVPGCDKQCPIEKLLELTKNVLPDAPYEQLCVAKGTSDGSRISYH, from the exons ATGTTTGCCAATCAAATCACCGGATTGCTGATTTGCCTCGAGTGTTGCCTGCTGGCGAGTGGAGCCTTTGTGCCCGTGAAGGAGGCACGGGATGAGGATAATACAGAGTTTAGCAACACAGGTTCCACGCTGGAACTAGTCCATTTg CTCTTTCGTCATGGCCCACGCACGCCTGTAAACACATTTCCCAAGGATCCCCATTTAAACAACACCTACGAACCTTACGGCTGGGGTCAACTAACCAAT GGTGCCAAAGTGGAGCTCTATAAAATTGGCAAACAGCTACGCAAGCGATATAAGGACTTCTTGCCATCCTACTATCAACCCAAT ATGTTGCACGCACAGGCCACACAATCATCACGCACCATTATGTCCCTGCAGATGGTGCTGGCCGCAATGTTTCCGCCGGAGAATACGCCTTTGGAGTGGAATATGATGCTGAACTGGCAGCCCATTCCAATCTTTACAGAGCCGGAGGCAACTGATACT AGATTACGCCAGAATATTCCCTGCCCCCGCTATGATGAGGCAGTTTGGGAAGTAATGCATCTACCGGAGGTGGTCGCATTGCATGAGGAGAACTCGCAGCTTCTTAAGAATCTCACTGATCTGACAGGTTTCAATGTGAGCTATTCCCATGATGTGACCAATATCTTCATATCGCTGCAAACACAACAGGCGTATGGTCTGGAGCTGCCCGAGTGGAGCAAGGAATACTATCCGGACAGGATGAGACTTATGGCAGAAAAATCCTATTCGTATGACGCTTACACGACGGAGATGCGCAAGATGAAAGGTGGCTTCTTTCTCCAAGACATGTACAAGCAAATGCAGTCCAAGATCTCGGGAAATCTTGAGCCAGCTGGCAGGAAAATGTACGCCTATTGTGCACACGATTGGTCCGTATCGAATGTGCTTAACGCTCTGGATGTTTGGGGTACCCAAATGCCCCGTTTCTCAGCTCTGATAGCCTTTGAGCTCCACAAACGCAACGATACCGGGGAGTACTTTGTAGAAATTTACTTTCAAAATGATCCCAACAAGAGGCCAAAGCTCCTGAAGGTGCCAGGCTGCGATAAACAGTGTCCCATTGAGAAGCTCTTAGAGCTGACTAAGAATGTTCTTCCCGATGCTCCCTACGAGCAACTCTGCGTCGCCAAGGGAACCAGTGATGGCTCTCGTATTAGCTATCattaa